AGCCCGAGCCCAGGAGTGAGGAATCGACATGACCAAGCCCGCGTCTGCCAGTTCTGCCACGGAGGCCTACCGGGCCGCGCGCGATGAGATTCTGCACCTGCGCGGGGACTACCAGCGGGCGGTCGATACGTTCACCTGGCCGGAGCTTGGGTCGACGTTTAACTGGGCCGTCGACTGGTTCGATGCGATCGGGCGCGGCAACGACAAGCCCGCGCTCGTGCTCGTGGAGGAGGACGGATCGCGGGCGTCGTACTCCTTTGATGAGCTCGTCCGTCGTTCGGACCAGGTGGCGGCGTGGCTGCGCGAGCAGGGCGTCGGCAAGGGCGACTCGGTCATCCTCATGCTCGGCAACCAGGTCGAGTTGTGGGAGGCGATGCTCGCGATCATGAAGCTGGGCGCCGTCATCATGCCGACGACCTCGGCGGTGGGCCCGGAGGATCTTGTGGACCGGATGGCGCGCGGGAAGGCGCGGCACGCGATCTGCAATGCGGCAGATGCCGACAAGTTCGCTGGTATCACTGAAGAGTTCACCAAGATCGCGGTTGGCGACGCTGAGGGTTGGCTGCGGTTTCAGGACGCGTATGACGTCACCGACCCGGCGGTCGAGCACCCGGGGACCGCACCGGATGACCGACTGCTGCTCTACTTCACCTCGGGGACGACGAGCCGTCCGAAGCTCGTCGAGCACACTCAGATCTCTTATCCCGTAGGGCATCTCTCGACGCTGTATTGGCTGGGCCTGCAGCCCGGCGACGTACACCTCAACATCTCCTCGCCGGGGTGGGGCAAGCACGCGTGGAGCTGTTTCTTTGCGCCGTGGATCGCCGAGGCCACGATCTTTATCTACAACTACTCGCGTTTTGATGCTGCTGCGCTGATGGAGCAGATCGACAAGGAGTCGGTGACGACCTTCTGCGCACCGCCGACGGTCTGGCGCATGCTGATCAACGCCGACCTGAGTGCCGGGCCATGGAAGCTGCGTGAGGTGATCGGTGCGGGGGAGCCGCTGAACCCGGAGGTCATCGGCAAGGTCGAGCAGGCGTGGGGACTGACTCTCCGGGACGGCTATGGGCAGACCGAGACAACGGCGTCGGTCGGCAACGTCCCAGGCGAAGAGGTCAAGCCGGGGTCGATGGGCAAGGTGCTGCCGGGGGTTCCCGTCGTACTCGTCGATCCGGTCTCCAACGAGAAGGTGTCGGGTGAGGGCGAGATCTGCATCGACCTGTCGGGCAACCCGTTGTCGCTGATGACCGGCTACCAGGACGATCCCGAGCGCAACGCGAAGGCGATGGCCGGCGGCGTCTATCACTCCGGCGACGTCGCGACGATCGACGACGACGGCTACATCACCTTCATCGGCCGCACCGACGACGTCTTCAAGGCCTCGGACTACAAGGTGAGCCCATTTGAGCTGGAGAGCGTGCTGATCGAGCACCCCGCGGTTGCAGAGGCGGCCGTTGTACCCGCGCCCGACGAGGTGCGTCTGGCGATCCCGAAGGCCTACATTGCCTTAGCCCCAGGCTATTCCGACGATGCGGACACTGCGCGCGACATCCTCAAGCATGCGCGAGAGCGGCTCGCGCCGTTCCAGCGGGTACGCCGGATCGAGTTCTATGAGCTGCCGAAGACGATCTCGGGCAAGATCCGCCGCGTCGAGCTGCGCCAGCGCGAGGAAGAGATCGCGGGGAAGCCGAAGGAGCCAACCGAGTGGCGCGATGACGACTTCCCTGAGATCAAGGGCTAGCGTTTCTGGCCGTTGAGTGCGGCGTACAGCGCGCGTTCGTAGTCCTGGTACATCGCCCAGGCGGCTGGCGGGACGAAGGGCAGGGTCTGGGAGTAGATCGCGCCGGTGATGCCGGTCGTCGGGTCGACCCAGAAGTGGGTGTTGCACAGTCCTGCCCAGCCGCCGCTGCCGGCTGCGCGAGCACCGTCGATGTCGTCAGTGTTGAGGATGAGGCCGAGGCCCCACTTCCAGCCGGGTCCGGCGTTGAAGTCGTCGGAGGACGCCGGGTGGGCAGTCTTGATGGCGGGCGGGAAGTCGAGATCGCCGATCTGGTTGGTGAAAGCCTGCTGGACGGTCTGCTCGGACAGGATGCGCGTGCCGTCGAGCTCGCCGCCTCGCAGGAGCATTCGCTGGAAGCGCAGGTAGTCATTCGGCGTGCTGTAGAGACCATGGCCGCCGGGCCAATACTCCGGAGCCGGCGGATGGTCGACCTCCGTGGCGACCCATGCGCCGTCATCGCCAGGCATGTGGATCGGCACGGTCGCCGACCGCTGCTCGTCGCTGGGGGAGTACGTCGTACTCGACATCCCTAGCGGGCCGGTGATGTTGTCTTCGAAGACGACATCTAGCGTGCTCCCGGCAGCCGCCTCGACGACCTGTCCGAGCCAGTCGGTGTTGATTCCGTACTCGTACTTCGTGCCGGGGTCGGCGGTCATAGGTGCCGTGAAGATGACCTTCGAGCCCGACAGCACGTTCGGCGTGCCGGTTGTTTGTTCCCACTGCACGAGGTCGGCGTCCCAGAACCAGTAGCCGAGCCCTGTCGTATGGGTGACGAGGTGGTGGACCGTCGCCTGGCTGCGGGGCGCGCGGAGGCGGGGAGTGTCGCCGTCGAACCCTTCGAGGACCTGGACGTCGGCGAACTGCGGGCAGTAGTCGGCGATCGGTGCGCTTAGGTCGAGCTTGCCCTGTTCGACGAGTTGGAGGGCGGCGGCCGTCGTGACCATCTTGGTCATCGACATGATCCGGAAGGTCGTGTCTGCATCGACTGGCTGATCGCCGCCGACGGTGTGCACTCCGGCTGAGTGCTCGTAGATGCTTCCGTCGCGGTCTGCCGCGGTCGCGACGACGCACGGGGCAGCGCCGGCTTGAACTGCGGAATCCAGCACGGCGTCGACCGCCGACCAGTCGGGAGATGACATGGCTCGCCTCCTAGCGAGAGAGGTGTCGTCCAGTCATCCTCGGCTCCGCCGACCGATTTGACCAGCCCTACGCCTATCGGCAGTCGAGCCCTTCGACAACCGGCGCTCGTGCCTCGCGCTTGCTCAGACAGGCAGCTGCGAGGCGGCTGAGTGTCCGCGTGGGTCGAGCAGGCCGAGGAACGAGGCCGGTTGCCGAGACCTAGAGACCACGTCCGCCGGCCGGAATCCCTAGCTATGGCCGGGGTTTTGGGTGATGCCGCCGGGCCGGGTGATGAGTTCGAGGCCGAGGCCGGGGTTGCGCCAGATCATCACCGCGCCGTTTTCGCGGATTTGGACGCGCCAGGCGGTGTGGTGGCGGATGCGGTGGTGTTCACGGCATAGGCAGGCGAGGTTCGCATCAGCGGTATGCCCACCCGACCCGTCGGGCCGGTGCTCAGTGGTGTGGTCGAGGTCGAGCTCCCCGCGCGCGGAGACGGCGGGGCGGTCGCAGTAGGGGAACCGGCACGTCTGATCGCGTAGCTGCACCCTGCGCCTCATCCGGGCATTCGGGTGGCGCACGACCGGGCCGAGGTCCAGCGGCATGCCAGTCAGCTCGTCGGTGACGAGGCGTTGCAGGTCCGGCTCACCCGATAACAGGAACAGCAGCACCTGGTACGGCACGCACCCGAGTCCCTCGATGTAGGCGCGGTCTTCACGGTCGTACTCCGACAGATCATCACCATCTGCGCCTTGTTCGGTGGTCGAGCAGGTGCGAGCCCCTCCGGGCGAGCACCGGTTGTCGAGACCACTCGCACCCGTGGGCAGGCTCGCGCTTTCCCCGTCTCGGGCTTCGGATTCAGGATCGGTCTCAGAGCGTTGTTCGGGTGGTGCGGCGCTGGCGTCGCCGGGCGGGGCGTGGGCTCCGGTGGCGCCGGGGATGATCCCGGCGCGGAGACACAGCAGCGTGGCCAGCGGCACGCTCACCGTCAACAGCGTTCGTGGTGGTGCGGGGGTGCTCATGCCGAGCACGCCCATCAGCATCACGATGGTCTCCCACGCCTCCTGCACCTGGGGGTACTGCTCTGGATCGATCTGTGGGTAGCCGCTGTGCGGGTCGATCGAGGCCGGGGTGAGGCCGAGCTGCTGCGCGGCCGCTGGGGCCAGTGCGGCGGGCCCGAACAGCATCGACTGAAACACGTCCGCGCGTACTTGGTCCGCGGTCCGCGGATCGCCCTTGTCGACCTGCGCGGCGTACTGGGCCAGGGCGTTCTCGATCGCGGTGATCACCGTCGCGGGCAGGTAACCGTTCAGCCACCGCATCCCAAACAGATCCGTCTGGGAGAACTCGACCCGCCGGTTGTGCATGCCCTGCTCGTGATCAGCCTCCGGCTCCGGCGGCGCGCTCGTGTGTTTGGCGGCCCAGGTCCGCAGCCGGCGCCGCAGCGTATCGGTGGTGACGTACCCGCGCTTGGCGAACAGCTTCTCGTCGGCGGCAGCAAGCGCGTCGTCGTCGAGGTCGTCAGCGGCGCGGAACAGCACCGCGAGCTGGTACCCCGACCAGTCACCGGACTCTGCGCGGTCGAGCGCGTTCGGCATCGACCGCGTCATCCGCAGCGCCTTGTTCAGCATTCCGTGCGCCACGCGGGCGTTGACCCGGCACGCGGCGCTAATGCCGGTAGCGGCGACCTGACGGCGCGAGACCCACCGATCACCGCGATCACCATCAGCCTCCCGCGCGGCGTGCGGACGGTACCCGCTCGGGGACGCCTCGCCGGGCAGCTGCTCGTCCGCGGTCGCGAACGCCTCGGCCATCGCGCGGGCCTCCACCGCCGCCACCGTGCCCGAGACCCGCTGACACATCTCAATCACCGTGACCGCCTGCCCGTGCGCCGACTCCAACGAATCGATATGTGCCAGGTAGCCATCGAGCTGATCACGAAGCGCCGCCAACGCCGCCCGCGGCCCCGACACCCGCGCCGTCTCGTCGGCGCCTTTCGAGGCTGTCTCCTGTGGCGCCGTTACCTGCGCACCATTGACTGGGTCGGTCGCCGTCTCGATGACGGACTCGGCGCTCCCGGCCGTATCTGCCTCTGACTGCTCGAACAGCTCGGTCTGCACCGCCCGCAGCGCCGACTCTTCAGGTCCAGCGGGCTCCGCAACCGGTGTCGGCTCAGGCTCCTTCACCGACCGAGCGCGAAGCGTGACACCATCGGGAAGCGGGCAGTACGAACTCAGCTGCGAGATCAGATCATCGACCTGATCATCACCACGCAACTGCCTACGCTTCATGTCTTCGACGCTACGCCAGGCCACCGACACGACCCCTCGAAAACAGGTCGATATGGCCCGTTTTCGCACATATAGCAGACGTGTTTACCACATCGTTACGAACCCGACCTCTCTCGCTCGGTCAAGATCGCTGATATGGCTGGGAAGTGGTTTCGACAGGCACTCGGTCGCTAGCGCTCCCTCGTTGCTCAACCACCGAGAAGAATGACCGCTCCCTCGTTGCTCAACCACCGATAAGGGGAAGTGGTTTCGAGGTCTCGACGGACGGGCTCGTACCTCGCCCTGCTCGACCCACGCGGACGATCAGTCGCCGATAGGGGATTGGGTGGTTAGGACTGGCCGTCGCGGATTTTGAGGCGGCCGGCGATGTCCGCTGCTTCGGCAGCCTTGTCGGCATCCACCTCGACGTCGTACACATCCGCCTCAAGACGACTGGTGCTCGCGAAGTCGCGCTGTCCACGGGTCGCCGACTGGCTCAGGAAGCCAAGCAGCGCACCCCAGAGCGCGCCGAGCACGATCGCCAGCAACAACGGCTGCCAGATGGGAGCGGGAGTGAAGAGGCTCAGCAAGAACCCGATGAGAAGGCCAAACCACGCGCCGGAGGCAGCACCCATCGCGGCGGCGCGGCCTTTGGTCATCCGCGTCAGCACCTGCTCGACGCTGTGTAGGCCACGACCGATGATCCGCACGCCACTCACGTCAAACCCGTTGTCAGATAGGTAATCGACGAGCCGCTGCGCTTCGACGTATCGCGGGTAGCTGGCGAGTGTCGTCGACGCCGGGCGTTCCGGAACTACCCCCGGCTGCTGGGTGCCAACTGGTCGATTCCCACCCGGGTTGGGGCCAAGCGTCATCTCGTCGCTCCTCGTCTCGCGCGCGGGCCTGGGTCTGCCGCGTCGACTTCAACATTAGGCGATCTGCGGCCACGAGAGCGTGGATAATTGAACGGGTGGACGCCCATCGCCGACCCGCGGAGTACATCCGCGATCTCAGTCAAGACCTCTCTAAAGAGCTCGCGCCCCGGGTGGTACGCCGGTCGCGGGCGTCGGTCGGCACGCGCGTACGCCGGTTGCGCAGCCGCATCATCTTCATCCTGCAGTGTTCGCTCGGTGCCGGATTCTCCTGGTGGCTCGCCGTCACCCTGCTCGGTCATCCCGCGCCGTACCTCGCGCCCGTCGCCGCCATCATCTGTCTCGGTCTGTCGTTCGGGCAGCGTTTTCGGCGGATCGTCGAAGTCACCGTCGGGGTCGCACTCGGCGTCCTGATCGGCAGCGCCTTCGCGCACATCTTCGGCGCCGGAACATGGCAGATCATCGTGGTGGCAGCGCTTTCGATGGCCTCCGCTGCTCTCTTGGGCGGCGGCGTGCTGATCTCCACCCAGGCAGCCGTCCAGTCGATCATCGTGATGACCCTGGTGACCCACGTCGACGGCGGGTTTGAGCGGTGGTTTGACGCGGTGATCGGCTCAGCGGTAGCGCTGGTCCTCGCGGCCATCGCCCCGGCCTCACCCATCGAGCGTCCTCGTGATGCCGCCGCTCGGATCGCCACGAAGGTCGCACAGATCCTCAAGGACGCAGGTGCGGTATACCGCGAGAAGGACCTCGACGCGGCCGGGGACGTCCTCGAGCGAGCCCGGGCAATCGAGGCCGACCTCGATGACTTCACGGAGGCGACCCGCGAAGGGCTCGCCGTTGTTCGCAGCTCGCCGATCTTCTATCGCCGCGCCAACCAGGTGCAAGAGATCGCCGCGCTGTCAGCGCCGTTGGACCGAGCCGTACGCAACCTCCGAGTGCTGGTACGCCGGATCGGGACCGCGATCTGGCGCGACGACATCATCGACCGAAACGTGCTCGACGGCATCGACGAGCTCGGGCAGATCATCGAGGAGATGTCGCGCGCGGGCGACAGCGGCGCCCGGCTGCGGCACTCTCGCGACCGTATCGTCGCCCTCGGTGACGCCACCTCCGAGTACGACATCCACTCGCTTTCGTCCGCCGTTCTCACCGGCCAGATCCGCTCTATCGTCGTCGATCTTCTCGAGATCACCGGCCTGAGCTACGCCGAGGCACGCGATCGGATCCGCGCCTTCGACGACCGGGACTGGGCCTCTGACTAACCACGCCTACGCGTTGTTGGCGCGCCAGCGCAACGGCGTCTCGGAGTACTCCTCGACGATGTGGGCGGCCATCCCGGGCGTGCGCCCAAGCTGGAAGATCACCTCGGCGACCGACGCCTCATAGCCCAGGATGTGCAGCACCGCGGCGGTCATCAGGTCGATGTTGATCGGCCGGTCCATCCGGCGCCGCAGCGCGGAGACCGCCGCGAGTACGCCGTCCCCACGATGCGTCTTGCGCACCAGCCGGAGCAGGTGCGTCGCACGCGGATCGTCGCCGCGATAGACGATGTGACCGAAACCGGGGACAAACCCGAACCGATCAAGAGACGCCCCAATCGCTGCGCGCGGGGCGCTCCCGCGCAGCACGTCGGCGATGAGCTCCCACGCGTGCACGGGTGCCGAACCGTGCAGTGGACCGCTCATCGCTCCGTATCCGGCGCTCAGGGCGTCGAGTACGCCGGCCCGCGACGACGCGGCTACCCGCGCGGCGACCGTCGAGACGGTGAGCCCGTTGTCGAGCATGCTGACCAGCAGCGCTTGAATCCATGGATGGCTCACGTCCAGCTCGTCGGACACGAGGCTAGTCGCGAGCCGAGTGAAACCGAGCGCGGTCGAGGTGACGTCGTCGACGTCGGTCCGGCGCAGCAGCGGGTCCGAAGCCGACAGTACGGCGCACGCGACCGGAATACGCCGTTGCGCGGGGACGCTCTGGACGAGACGGAGCGCGCCTCGGGGGAGCGCAAGCTCGCGCGGAGCAAGCGATTTCGGCGCTTGCAGCACAAACTGTGCCGCCTGTTCGAAGCTCAGGCGGCCGGCCAGCCGGTGCACCGGAACACCCCGGATCTGCAGGGTGTCTTCGTCCATTGACGACACGGCGGTCGCGACGGCGCGAAACCTCAGCAGGTCCGGGCCCGCGCGCCGCGACCCGCGTTTGGTCGCTGCCAGATTGTCGATCTCGGCCCGGGAGAAGAGCGACTCCTGCTGCCCTGGCTGGCGACGCGAGGTCAGGATTCCCCGGCTGACATAGGCGTAGAGCGTCTCGCGCCGCAGCCCGAGACGCCGCGCAGCGTCCGACGTCGTGATCCACGAATCATCTGGCACGGCGTTGATTCAATCAAGATTGACGATGTTGATCAATAGCGTCACCGTTGAGCGCATGACCACAACATCCGAACCGATGACCGCCCCCGCCGGACTCAAGGGCGTCATCGTCACCGAGACCGAGCTAGGCGACGTACGCGGCAGCGAAGGCTTCTATCACTTTCGTGACTACTCGGCGATCGAGCTCGCCAAGAGCTGCACGTTCGAGCAGGTCTGGTACCTGATGCTGTACGGCGTACTCCCGGCCGCGGGCTCGCCGGAGCTGGCCGATTTCACTGCCCGCATCGCGCAGTATCGAGAGCTGCCGCAGCGGGTGCTCGGGCTGCTCCGGGACGCCGTCACGCCGCACGCTGACCCGCTGTATGCGCTGCGGCTGGCGCTCTCGGCGCTCGCGATCGAGGACGACGTGCAGCCGATGTATGACACTGACGAGCAGACCCGTCTTCGGCAAGCCGAGCGTTATGCCGCAATCGTCCCGACTGTGCTGGCGGCGGCGTACCGCCTGGGGCGCGGGGAAGGGCCGATCCCGGCCGACCCTCGCCTGAGTCACACCGCTGACTACGTGCGGATGGCGACCGGCCAGCTGCCCTCGGCCGCCGATGAGCGAGCCCTGGAGACCTACCTGATCGGCACCATCGACCACGGCTTCAACGCATCGACCTTCACATCTCGGGTCATCGCATCCACCGGCACTGACCTCATCTCGTGTCTCGTCGGCGCGATGGGCTCGTTTCTCGGCCCACTGCACGGTGGTGCGCCCAGCCGGGCACTCGCTGCCCTCGATGAGATCGGCGACCCCGCGAACACCGCTCAGTGGGTGCGGGCGCAGATTGCTGGTGGGCGCAAGATCATGGGTTTCGGGCACGCGGTCTACCGCACCCACGACCCACGCTCTGAGCTGCTCAAGTCGATCGTTGCGAAGCGTGACGATCCGCTGGTTCGCCAGGCGATCGCGGTCGAGGACGCCGTCGAGCGAACCCTCGCCGAGCTCAAGCCCGGCTACCCGCTCTATGCCAACGTCGAGTTCTACGCCGGCGTGCTCATGCGGCTGGTCGGTCTCGACGACGCGATGTTTACCCCGACGTTCTGCGTCGCTCGCGTTGTCGGCTGGAGCGCCAACGCTCTGGAGGAGGCGCGGCGCGGCAAGATCATCCGGCCTTCGGCCAAGTACGTCGGACCACCGGTCCGCACGTAGCATTCGTGCTACATGACTGCATGTCCAGCACATGCAGTCGAGGTACGATGACGACGTGACGATGATCCAGATCAGAAACGTGCCAGACGATGTTCACCGGCGCCTTAAGGCGAGGGCGGCGATGGAGGGGGTGTCGCTGTCTGAGCTGGCGCTCTCTGAGTTGACGCGCTCTCTTGATCGTCCGACGCGTCGAGAGCTGCTGGATTTGGTCGCTTCTCGTGAGCAGGTGCGTGGCGGGCCATCATCGGCAACGCTGGTCGAACGGGCGCGCGACGCCTCGTGATTGTGCTGGATGCCTCCGCTGCCGTTGAGTGGCTGCTCGGGCGACCAGCAGCGGGCTCGATAGCCGCGCGACTGGCCGACCCGGACACCGCCATCCATGCACCGTCACTGGTGGGAGTCGAGGTCACGTCGGCGCTACGTGGCCTCGTGCTCGCCCGACACGCCACCGCCGAGCGTGCGTCGGCGGCCTTGTCGGATCTGATGGGTTTGGACATAAGCCTGCACGATCCGACACCCTTGCTGCCGCGAGTATGGGCGCTTCGCGACAATCTCACGGTGTACGACGCTGTGTATGTCGCCCTCGCGGAGATCCTCGACGCGACGCTGCTCACCACGGACGCCCGGATCGCTCGAGCGATGCGCCCGGACGCAGCCGTAGACGTGCTCGTCGCTCGGTAGACTCGTGCGGATTGTCTACCTAGAGGGAGCGTCACGGGAATGACCAAGTACGTCGTTATCGGAGCGGGCATCTTGGGCCTCGCCACCGCCGACGCGATCGGCGCGAGCGACCCGTCGGCCGAGATCGTCGTACTCGAGAAGGAAGACCGGGTTGCACCGCACCAGACCGGGCGCAACTCCGGGGTCATCCACTCCGGCATCTACTACGTGCCGGGCTCGAAGAAGGCGCTCATGAGCAAGGCCGGCGCCGAGTCGATGCGGCGCTTCGCCAAGGACAACGGCATCGCAATGCAGGAGACCGGCAAGCTCATCGTCGCGACCAACGAGTCGCAGCTGCCGGCCATGCGCAAGCTGCTGGCCCGCGGTCAGGAAAACGGCATCCCGGTGCGCGAGCTGAGCGCGGCCGAGGCGCTTGAGTTCGAGCCGCACGTGCGCGCGGTCGGCGCGATCCGCGTCGAGACGACGGCCATCGTCGACTTCGTCGGGGTGTGCCAGCGGCTCGCCGAGCAGATCGCCGAGCGCGGGGGCGAGGTGCGGTTCAGCTCGCCGGTCACCGGGATGCACCATCAGGGCGAGCAGACCATCGTCCAGACACCGACCGGTCCGATCATCGCCGACGTGGTGGTCTCCTGCGCCGGGTTGTACGCCGACCGTGTCGCCGCGCAGGACGCCGGCAAGGCCCTCGACTACAAGGTCGTACCGTTCCGCGGCGAGTACTTCGAGCTCACCCGCGAGCGTGAGCATCTGGTCAACGGCCTGATCTACCCGGTGCCCAACCCGGAGCTGCCGTTCCTCGGCGTACACCTCACCCGGATGGCGCGCGGCGGCGTGCACGCCGGACCCAACGCCGTTCTCGCGCTGGCCCGCGAAGGCTATGACTGGAAGACGATCCGGCCAGCGGACCTGCTGGATTCCCTGCGTTTCCCGGGGTTCTGGAAGATGGCCAAGGACAACCTCGGCGTCGGAGTCATGGAAGTACGCCGGTCGCTGTCGCACAAGCGGTTTGCGGCCAGCCTCGCCGAGCTGGTCCCCGAGGTCACCGAAGACGACATCGTGCCATCGCCAGCCGGTGTTCGCGCCCAGCTGCTCACCCGCGACGGGAAGATCTTCGACGACTTCCTGATCGAGCGCAGCGGCCGCAACGTGCACGTCCTCAACGCGCCGTCGCCAGCGGCGACTGCCGCGCTCGAGATCGGTCGTCACATCGCGCAGCAGGCCACCGCCAGCGCCTAATGTCCGTCCGCGGCCACCTTGCCGGAGTCGTCTCTCGTGCCCGCGAGCTGCCGGCGTCGGCGTGGTGGAAGCTGGCAGTCTTCGCCGGCCTGTTTGCTGCAGCGGCGATCGTCGTACTCGTCGCTGGGATTCCCTCGGTCGCCGAGGCCCGGACCTACGTCCGCGGGCTGGGTGCCGCCGCACCGGTCCTGTTTGCCACCGGGTTCGGACTGCTCACCCTCACGCCGTTTCCCAAAAGCATCCTGGCGGTGGTGGCTGGTGCTCTATGGGGACTCGGACTCGGCCTGGTGATCTGCCTTGCCGGCGTGTTGCTCGGTGCGACGCTGGCCTTCTTCGTCGGTCGCTTCCTCATCGCGCATGCTGTGCGCGGGCTCGCCGGCGACGCGATGACGGTCATCGACGACGCGGCTCGCAAGAGCACTTTCCTTGCGGTGCTGGCAGTCCGGATCATCCCGGTGCTGCCGTTTACGGTCATGAACTTTGCCTTCGGCGTCACGGTCGTGCGCTTCTTGCCGTTCTTCGCCGCGACCGGAGTAGGGTCGATCCTCGGCACAGGGGCCTACGTCGCAGTGGGCGCCTTCGGGCACGATGTGACCTCGTGGCAGTTCTGGGCGGCGCTCGCCGCCGTCGGTTCGATGACCTTGGTCGGCCTGTGGGTCGCACGCCGAAAGATGCGCAAGCGCAAGGAGAGTTCGTGACGGACCTGGCTATTACCTTCGACGACGTCACCGCAGCAGCGCGTCGTCTCGAGCCGGTTGCGCACCGTACGCCGGTGCTGCGCTCGCAGACCTTCGACGAACTCGTCGGCGCCACGGTGCTGTTCAAGATGGAGAGCCTGCAGCGCGGCGGCGCATTCAAGTTCCGCGGCGCCTACAACTCGGTCAGCCAGCTGGGTGAGCAGCAGCGCGCCCGCGGCGTCGTCGCGTTCTCCTCCGGCAACCACGCCCAGGCGGTCGCCTTCGCCTCGCGGCTGCTGGGCGTACCGGCGACGATCGTCATGCCCGCCGACGCCCCAGCCAGCAAGCGGGCCGCGACGGAGGGGTACGGCGCCACCGTGCGCACGTACGACCGCTACACCGAAGACCGTCGGGCGATCGCCGCGCAGATCGCTGAACAGACTGGCGCGCACCTCATTCCGCCGTACGACGACCCGGCGATCATGGCCGGGCAGGGGACCGCCGGCCTCGAGCTGCTCGACGAGACCGGACCTCTCGATGTCGTGGTGGCGCCCGTGGGCGGGGGCGGCCTGCTCTCTGGGGTCGCGGTTGCCACGAGGGCGATGTCACCGGACGCGGAGATCTACGGTGTCGAGCCCGAGGCCGGGAACGACGCTCAGCGGTCCCTGCGTGACGGTGCGATCGTCACGATCGACACGCCCCAGACAATCGCCGACGGAGCGCAGACGCAGTTCCTCGGCGAGCACACTTTTCCGGTGCTGCAGGCACTGTTGAGCGGTATCGTGACGGTCACCGACCAGCAACTCGTCGATCAGATGCGGTTCTTCGCGGCGCGCATGAAGCAGGTGGTCGAGCCGACCGGCGCCCTGGCGGCCGCTGCGTTGCTGGCCGGCAAGCTCGACATCGCGGGCAAGCGGGTCGGCGTGATCGTCAGCGGCGGCAACATCGACCTCAACCGATTTGCCGCGCTCATCTCAGACTGATCAGCGCACGCCCAGAGTGCGGAACTGCACGGAGATGCGTGGCCCGACGACCGCGCTCGTCTTGGGCACGCAGTGCTCCCACGTGCGCTGACACGAGCCGCCCATGACGACAAGATCGCCGTGGCCTAAGGAAAACTTGTGCTCCGTCGGCCCGCCGCCACGCGGCCGCAGAGCCAGCACTCGCGGCGTACCGAGCGAGAGGATCGCCACCATTGTGTCCTGGGTGCTGGAGCGTCCGTTGCGGTCGCCATGCCAGGCCACCGAGTCAGATCCGCTGCGATACAGGCATAGTCCAGCCGTTGCGAAGTCCTCACCGAGCTCGGGGAGATAGTGCGCCGACAGCATGTCGCGCGCGACCGACAGCAGGGGATGCGGCAGCGGCTCGTCTTCGCCGTAGAACCGCGTGAGCCTCGGAACGTCGAGCACCCGGTCATACATCTGCCGCTTGTCGGCCCGCCACGGCACGTCACGCAGCAGGTCGTCGAAGAGCTGGTCAGAGCCAGACATCCACGCCGGCAGGTGGTCGACCCACGCACCGTCGCGCAGCTCGGTGCGGTGGATCTCGCCGAGATCGGCGTA
The nucleotide sequence above comes from Epidermidibacterium keratini. Encoded proteins:
- a CDS encoding type II toxin-antitoxin system VapC family toxin, coding for MIVLDASAAVEWLLGRPAAGSIAARLADPDTAIHAPSLVGVEVTSALRGLVLARHATAERASAALSDLMGLDISLHDPTPLLPRVWALRDNLTVYDAVYVALAEILDATLLTTDARIARAMRPDAAVDVLVAR
- a CDS encoding FitA-like ribbon-helix-helix domain-containing protein → MIQIRNVPDDVHRRLKARAAMEGVSLSELALSELTRSLDRPTRRELLDLVASREQVRGGPSSATLVERARDAS
- the lhgO gene encoding L-2-hydroxyglutarate oxidase, whose protein sequence is MTKYVVIGAGILGLATADAIGASDPSAEIVVLEKEDRVAPHQTGRNSGVIHSGIYYVPGSKKALMSKAGAESMRRFAKDNGIAMQETGKLIVATNESQLPAMRKLLARGQENGIPVRELSAAEALEFEPHVRAVGAIRVETTAIVDFVGVCQRLAEQIAERGGEVRFSSPVTGMHHQGEQTIVQTPTGPIIADVVVSCAGLYADRVAAQDAGKALDYKVVPFRGEYFELTREREHLVNGLIYPVPNPELPFLGVHLTRMARGGVHAGPNAVLALAREGYDWKTIRPADLLDSLRFPGFWKMAKDNLGVGVMEVRRSLSHKRFAASLAELVPEVTEDDIVPSPAGVRAQLLTRDGKIFDDFLIERSGRNVHVLNAPSPAATAALEIGRHIAQQATASA
- a CDS encoding FUSC family protein; its protein translation is MDAHRRPAEYIRDLSQDLSKELAPRVVRRSRASVGTRVRRLRSRIIFILQCSLGAGFSWWLAVTLLGHPAPYLAPVAAIICLGLSFGQRFRRIVEVTVGVALGVLIGSAFAHIFGAGTWQIIVVAALSMASAALLGGGVLISTQAAVQSIIVMTLVTHVDGGFERWFDAVIGSAVALVLAAIAPASPIERPRDAAARIATKVAQILKDAGAVYREKDLDAAGDVLERARAIEADLDDFTEATREGLAVVRSSPIFYRRANQVQEIAALSAPLDRAVRNLRVLVRRIGTAIWRDDIIDRNVLDGIDELGQIIEEMSRAGDSGARLRHSRDRIVALGDATSEYDIHSLSSAVLTGQIRSIVVDLLEITGLSYAEARDRIRAFDDRDWASD
- a CDS encoding TVP38/TMEM64 family protein, which produces MSVRGHLAGVVSRARELPASAWWKLAVFAGLFAAAAIVVLVAGIPSVAEARTYVRGLGAAAPVLFATGFGLLTLTPFPKSILAVVAGALWGLGLGLVICLAGVLLGATLAFFVGRFLIAHAVRGLAGDAMTVIDDAARKSTFLAVLAVRIIPVLPFTVMNFAFGVTVVRFLPFFAATGVGSILGTGAYVAVGAFGHDVTSWQFWAALAAVGSMTLVGLWVARRKMRKRKESS
- a CDS encoding citrate/2-methylcitrate synthase; its protein translation is MPDDSWITTSDAARRLGLRRETLYAYVSRGILTSRRQPGQQESLFSRAEIDNLAATKRGSRRAGPDLLRFRAVATAVSSMDEDTLQIRGVPVHRLAGRLSFEQAAQFVLQAPKSLAPRELALPRGALRLVQSVPAQRRIPVACAVLSASDPLLRRTDVDDVTSTALGFTRLATSLVSDELDVSHPWIQALLVSMLDNGLTVSTVAARVAASSRAGVLDALSAGYGAMSGPLHGSAPVHAWELIADVLRGSAPRAAIGASLDRFGFVPGFGHIVYRGDDPRATHLLRLVRKTHRGDGVLAAVSALRRRMDRPINIDLMTAAVLHILGYEASVAEVIFQLGRTPGMAAHIVEEYSETPLRWRANNA
- a CDS encoding citrate/2-methylcitrate synthase, with translation MTTTSEPMTAPAGLKGVIVTETELGDVRGSEGFYHFRDYSAIELAKSCTFEQVWYLMLYGVLPAAGSPELADFTARIAQYRELPQRVLGLLRDAVTPHADPLYALRLALSALAIEDDVQPMYDTDEQTRLRQAERYAAIVPTVLAAAYRLGRGEGPIPADPRLSHTADYVRMATGQLPSAADERALETYLIGTIDHGFNASTFTSRVIASTGTDLISCLVGAMGSFLGPLHGGAPSRALAALDEIGDPANTAQWVRAQIAGGRKIMGFGHAVYRTHDPRSELLKSIVAKRDDPLVRQAIAVEDAVERTLAELKPGYPLYANVEFYAGVLMRLVGLDDAMFTPTFCVARVVGWSANALEEARRGKIIRPSAKYVGPPVRT